GGCGCTGGCGGACGAAATGTCAAAAGATATCAAGAAACAATAATAAATTGAAATTTCGACTTAGGAAATGGTATCGGAAGAAGATGAAATTTTATCCTGTTTTATATACGTCATTTGATCGACGATCCGATGGGGATGTTCGGATTCTTTCCGCCGCAGACGTTCTCCCAGCGTTGTCAAATCGTTATTGCATTGGGCTAATAGATCGGCGCGCCATTCGTGGATTTCATCGATTAAATCACTTTCTCGTTTCGGCATGATTATTCCACCGAATCTTGTAAACCCTTTTCAGATTAAATATAAATCAGATATTGGAGATTATACTTTCCTATCAGATAATAGTAAGATAATTTGGTTTGCTTGATCGTCAATCAAGGCATCCGCATCGATCGTTCCATCCGCCGGGGAGAACAATTATGACCCAGACGCGGCGCAACCGTTCCGCCTTTACTCTCATCGAACTACTTATCGTCGTCGCCATCATCGGGGTATTGGCGGCCATCGCCGTACCTAATTTTCTCAATGCCCAAATTCGCGCCAAAGTAGCCCGCTGCTACGCCGATATGCGTTCTCTTGGCTCCACGATGGAGATTCTGCGCATGGACAAAGGGGTGATGCTGGTGGATTGGTGGGACGACGATCTGGAAGCGGGCCATACGCGGCTGCGGGAAGTGTTCAACATGGTCGGCGCCGGGCCGGATTTCGAAATCCGGGGCTGCGAGGCGGTGCTGGCGCCGTTGACCAGCCCCATCGCTTATATGTCTTCCATTCCCTTCGATCCTTTCCAAAAAAGCGGCTATTACTACTATGTGGATAACGATCCGGAATTCGACGGCCCCGACCACGATTTTCCCGCTTATAAGGATCCAACTGCCGTCATGTACGGCAACAAACCCCTCGAGCCGGGCGATTGGGCCTTGGGCGGCATCGGTCCCGATCAGGCTTGGTACGGCAAATCGTGGACCGACGACATCTCCAACGCCAGGGGCAGCAAATACGCCCCTACCAATGGTCTCAGCAGCCGGGGCGATATTATGTTGACTAATCGGGGGGTGGATTGAGGAAGGCGTAGGATGATCGATTCGCGCACAACCTTTAACTTACTTTAACGAACTCTGCTTGACAGTGTTGAACATTGTTGTACAAACTTTAACTTACTTTAACTTACTTTAACGAACGCTAGCATAAATTTATCTTCTTAAAAAACAAGCACTTACAGAAATACATCCCGTTTTTTTTACTTAAAACTTTTACTAATTTTTCTCTTCAAGTTCTTTTCTAGTTAAAATCCATTTCGCCGATCTTGTTGTTCCACTGGTATTAATACTCCCCTCAACTTTCATTTCTTGAAGCAGATTTCTAACCAAATTATTCTTCTGTTTCATCGTGAGAACATCAGAAACCTTATCAACCAACAATTTTTCGATATCCGCTCTTTTAGCCTGTCCAAATTTCTCTAAATATAAAATAATCAATTTCTTATAATACCCTCTATCAAATCCTCGATACTTAATATAAGCCGCTTTATCGCCCGTAATAGCTGCAATCTTGGCGGAAACAAATAGATTCGGACGGCGGCCTTCTATTAACCTTAAAGCTTTAAGCCGTTTAACCTCTTCTTCAGAGATGGGGCGCTTTTTTTGTATTTTATCCAAGCCAACGACATCCATCAAAGGAATATCCGTTTTCTCGATCAGATGGCGAGTATAATTCTCGTCCAAAATTTTCCCATAAAGCCGCACCTTAACCTTATCCTGAACGCTTAGATCGTAATCGGGCATTGGAAAAAAACGCCGGCATTGGATCTTGAAAATTTTTCGTATTCCGCTCCCAATGGTATCGATCATATTCAAATTAACCATCGCTTGCGCCAAAAATGGATTACGATATTGCTCTTGCGGCGCATCTTGAAGAAGCACCTTTTCCACGGAACCGGGTATGAAATGTCCCAGGTTAGTAAAGAGAAGCGAATCGGGTTCCTCGACGAGATTGATTCGTCCGCCTTTCGTATAATC
This sequence is a window from Candidatus Omnitrophota bacterium. Protein-coding genes within it:
- a CDS encoding ATP-binding protein, producing MFQIPPALRGNPTSFNGHFYGRNGESIGALNLNEIETIRNQNTLEDWSAKICEKASIADLDLKAIRFARKQYKKKNPKKTEEIDEWDDATFLNKVKVCIKGRITNSSLLLLGKEESEHFLSPAVARISWILQDESGEKRDYQHFGPPLILSITRIYKKIQNLTYRYMSNNSLFPTEVTKYDPWVIRELLNNCIAHQDYTKGGRINLVEEPDSLLFTNLGHFIPGSVEKVLLQDAPQEQYRNPFLAQAMVNLNMIDTIGSGIRKIFKIQCRRFFPMPDYDLSVQDKVKVRLYGKILDENYTRHLIEKTDIPLMDVVGLDKIQKKRPISEEEVKRLKALRLIEGRRPNLFVSAKIAAITGDKAAYIKYRGFDRGYYKKLIILYLEKFGQAKRADIEKLLVDKVSDVLTMKQKNNLVRNLLQEMKVEGSINTSGTTRSAKWILTRKELEEKN
- a CDS encoding prepilin-type N-terminal cleavage/methylation domain-containing protein — its product is MTQTRRNRSAFTLIELLIVVAIIGVLAAIAVPNFLNAQIRAKVARCYADMRSLGSTMEILRMDKGVMLVDWWDDDLEAGHTRLREVFNMVGAGPDFEIRGCEAVLAPLTSPIAYMSSIPFDPFQKSGYYYYVDNDPEFDGPDHDFPAYKDPTAVMYGNKPLEPGDWALGGIGPDQAWYGKSWTDDISNARGSKYAPTNGLSSRGDIMLTNRGVD